GAAAGGCCCGAGGCTCCGTGTTGATCATCGGCCTGGTTCTGCTGACCGTGCTGACGTTGCTGGCTGTGACATCCATGCGCATGGCCAGCATCGAAATGCGGATCGCCGGCATCATTGCCGCCCAGCGCCTGGCACAGAACGCGGCAGCCAGCATGCTGGAAAGCCATTTCGCAGGCGCCCGTGCCTTCAACACCACCTGGGGCAGCGGCTTCGACCTCGGCGAACGCCAGGTGGGGCCCGGCAACATCGTCACGGTTGAGTCCAGGGCGCTGTATGTCGGCGCAGGCGCTCCGCCGCCGGGCTTCAGCCTGAGCGGCAACTACGCCGCCTACAACTTCGAAATCCAGACGACCGCCCGCGGCACGCTGTTCAGTGGCATCGACCCACTGCGCGGCATACAGGTCCAGCAGACCATGGGCTTCCACATCATCGGGCCAGGTCGGTAATCAACATTCACTGGTGAACAAGGAGGTTTGCCATGTTCAAGATCCCTACAGACAGCGTACGGGCCATTGCTGCCGGCATCCTGCTCGGCCTCGCACCATTGGCCGCGTTGCAGGCCGACGATATCGACATCTACGCCGCAGGCAGCGGCGTAGCCACCAGCACCGGCAACCCGAACGTGCTGTTCATCATCGATACGTCGGGATCGATGCGCGATCCGGCCTCCGATGGCGCCACGGAGTATTCCGTGTATGACCCGAACTTCGAGTATCTCGGTGATTGCGAAGCCGGCTATCTCTACTTCAAGAGCCTGCCGATCAATGCCGGCGATCCGGACGCGGCCGGTATCGATTCGACGGATCCCGTCCTCCCGGACCTTGGCGTGTCCTGCGGGTCCGGTCAGCGTGTCCCGGCCGGGAAATTCCATTGCGGCGCTGCCATCAGCGAACTGGCAAGCCGTGGCGCCACGGTCTCTCGCCGCTACTACCAATGGCGACAATACAGCAGCTCCCCGGCCACCTATCGCTGGCGCGGGCTGGCATCCAGCCCTGGCTCGCCAGCACTCCAGGATGCCGACATCGA
The sequence above is a segment of the Gammaproteobacteria bacterium genome. Coding sequences within it:
- a CDS encoding PilX N-terminal domain-containing pilus assembly protein, translated to MKKRKARGSVLIIGLVLLTVLTLLAVTSMRMASIEMRIAGIIAAQRLAQNAAASMLESHFAGARAFNTTWGSGFDLGERQVGPGNIVTVESRALYVGAGAPPPGFSLSGNYAAYNFEIQTTARGTLFSGIDPLRGIQVQQTMGFHIIGPGR